One region of Pseudomonas sp. B21-040 genomic DNA includes:
- the guaA gene encoding glutamine-hydrolyzing GMP synthase, whose product MALDIHAHRILILDFGSQYTQLIARRVREIGVYCELHPFDMDDEAIREFAPKGIILAGGPESVHVADSPRAPQAVWDLGVPVFGICYGMQTMAEQLGGKVEGSELREFGYARVDVVGKSRLLDGIEDHIDADGLFGLDVWMSHGDKVTKMPEDFHILASTPSCPIAGMFSDARGYYGVQFHPEVTHTKQGGRILSRFILDICGCEALWTPSKIAEDAIAQVRAQVGTDNVLLGLSGGVDSSVVAALLHKAIGDQLTCVFVDNGLLRLHEGEQVMAMFAENMGVKVIRANAEDQFLNNLAGESDPEKKRKIIGRTFIDVFDAQSNKLDNIKYLAQGTIYPDVIESAGAKSGKAHVIKSHHNVGGLPEEMNLKLVEPLRELFKDEVRRLGLELGLPYDMVYRHPFPGPGLGVRILGEVKKEYADLLRRADHIFIEELRKADWYHKVSQAFVVFQPVKSVGVVGDGRRYAWVVALRAVETIDFMTARWAHLPYELLETVSGRIINEIEGISRVTYDVSSKPPATIEWE is encoded by the coding sequence ATGGCCCTCGACATTCACGCTCACCGCATCCTGATCCTCGACTTCGGTTCCCAGTACACCCAGCTGATTGCCCGCCGCGTGCGTGAAATCGGCGTGTACTGCGAACTGCATCCGTTCGACATGGACGACGAAGCGATCCGCGAATTCGCGCCAAAAGGGATCATCCTCGCCGGCGGCCCCGAGTCTGTACACGTTGCCGACAGCCCCCGCGCACCACAAGCCGTCTGGGACCTGGGCGTACCGGTCTTCGGTATCTGCTACGGCATGCAGACCATGGCTGAACAGCTCGGTGGCAAGGTTGAAGGTTCCGAGCTGCGTGAGTTCGGTTATGCCCGTGTCGACGTGGTCGGCAAGAGCCGCCTGCTCGACGGCATCGAAGACCACATCGACGCTGACGGCCTGTTCGGCCTCGACGTCTGGATGAGCCACGGTGACAAGGTCACCAAGATGCCGGAAGACTTCCACATCCTGGCCAGCACCCCGAGCTGCCCGATCGCCGGTATGTTCAGCGACGCGCGCGGTTACTACGGCGTGCAGTTCCACCCGGAAGTGACCCACACCAAACAGGGCGGTCGCATCCTGTCGCGCTTCATCCTCGACATCTGCGGCTGTGAAGCCCTGTGGACGCCGTCGAAAATCGCTGAAGACGCCATCGCTCAGGTGCGTGCCCAGGTCGGTACCGACAACGTACTGCTCGGCCTGTCCGGCGGTGTGGACTCTTCGGTTGTTGCCGCGTTGCTGCACAAAGCCATTGGCGACCAACTGACCTGCGTCTTCGTCGACAACGGCCTGTTGCGTCTGCACGAAGGCGAACAAGTGATGGCCATGTTCGCCGAGAACATGGGCGTCAAAGTGATTCGCGCCAACGCTGAAGATCAGTTCCTGAACAACCTGGCCGGCGAGTCCGACCCGGAGAAGAAGCGCAAGATCATCGGCCGTACCTTCATCGATGTATTCGATGCCCAGTCCAACAAACTGGATAACATCAAGTACCTCGCACAAGGCACTATCTACCCGGACGTGATCGAGTCGGCTGGCGCCAAAAGCGGCAAGGCACACGTCATCAAGTCGCACCACAACGTGGGTGGCTTGCCGGAAGAGATGAACCTCAAGCTGGTTGAACCGCTGCGTGAGCTGTTCAAGGACGAAGTCCGTCGCCTGGGCCTGGAACTCGGCCTGCCGTACGACATGGTCTACCGTCACCCGTTCCCGGGCCCGGGCCTGGGTGTGCGGATCCTCGGTGAAGTGAAGAAGGAATACGCCGACCTGCTGCGTCGCGCCGACCACATCTTCATCGAAGAACTGCGCAAAGCCGACTGGTACCACAAGGTCAGCCAAGCGTTCGTGGTGTTCCAGCCTGTGAAATCGGTTGGCGTGGTTGGCGATGGCCGTCGTTACGCCTGGGTCGTTGCCCTGCGTGCCGTGGAAACCATCGACTTCATGACCGCACGTTGGGCGCACCTGCCTTACGAACTGCTGGAAACCGTCAGCGGCCGGATCATCAACGAAATCGAAGGCATCTCCCGCGTCACTTACGACGTGTCGAGCAAGCCGCCAGCGACGATTGAGTGGGAATGA